Proteins encoded by one window of Salvia splendens isolate huo1 chromosome 5, SspV2, whole genome shotgun sequence:
- the LOC121802047 gene encoding CDPK-related kinase 3-like: protein MGQCYGKTIPTENDDGYPTTTAAADLPPSATPARSSAANSPYPSAAGVSPSPSRSTPMRFFKKPFPPPSPAKHIRASLRKLGHRKKSPRHGTIPEDAPPPPPQLEQQQQHALDKNFGYNKNFGAKYELGKEVGRGHFGHTCFAKGRKGELKDLPLAVKIISKPKMTTAISIEDVRREVKILKALSGHRHLVRFYDACEDANNVYIIMELCEGGELLDRILSKGGRYTEDEAKLIIVQILSVVAFCHIQGVVHRDLKPENFLFTSISEDADMKLIDFGLSDFIRTDERLNDIVGSAYYVAPEVLHRSYSVEADIWSIGVITYILLCGSRPFWARTESGIFRSVLRAEPNFEDVPWPSVSSHAKDFVKRLLNKDYRKRMTAAQALTHPWLRSESHPIPLDILVYKLVKSYLHATPFKRAALKALSKALSEEELVYLRAQFLLLEPSEDGRVSLENFKKALVRNATDAMKASRVPDILHAMAPLSYRKMEFEEFCAAAISTYQLEALERWEQIASTAFEHFEEEGNRSISVEELARELNVGASAYSMLRDWLRSDSRLSLVGYTKFLHGLTLRSSNMRHH from the exons ATGGGGCAGTGTTACGGTAAGACGATCCCCACCGAAAACGACGATGGGTaccccaccaccaccgccgccgccgatcTCCCTCCCAGCGCCACTCCGGCGAGATCCTCCGCCGCCAACAGCCCCTACCCCAGCGCCGCCGGCGTCTCTCCCTCTCCGTCGAGGTCCACGCCGATGAGGTTCTTCAAAAAGCCCTTTCCTCCGCCCTCCCCGGCCAAGCACATTAGGGCCTCGCTCAGGAAGCTGGGGCACAGGAAGAAGTCACCCCGCCACGGCACCATTCCGGAGgatgcgccgccgccgccgccacagctcgagcagcagcagcagcacgCGCTTGATAAGAATTTTGGGTATAATAAGAACTTTGGGGCTAAATATGAGCTTGGGAAGGAGGTTGGCAGAGGGCATTTTGGCCATACCTGTTTTGCTAAAGGGAGAAAGGGGGAGCTCAAGGACTTGCCTCTTGCTGTTAAAATCATCTCCAAACCTAAG ATGACGACTGCAATATCCATTGAAGATGTTCGCAGAgaagtgaaaattttgaaaGCTCTCTCAGGTCATAGACATCTAGTCAGATTTTATGATGCTTGTGAGGATGCCAATAATGTATACATAATAATGGA GTTGTGTGAAGGTGGAGAATTGCTTGACAGAATATTGTCAAA AGGTGGTAGATATACTGAAGACGAAGCTAAACTTATTATTGTTCAGATTCTTAGTGTTGTTGCATTTTGTCATATTCAAGGTGTCGTACACCGTGACTTGAAACCCGAG AATTTTCTATTTACCTCCATAAGTGAAGATGCTGATATGAAGCTTATTGACTTTGGTCTTTCTGACTTCATCAGAACAG ATGAAAGACTAAATGATATTGTTGGAAGTGCTTATTACGTAGCACCTGAGGTTCTTCATAGATCCTACAGTGTGGAGGCTGATATATGGAGTATCGGTGTCATCACCTATATTTTGCTTTGTGGAAGTAGACCATTTTGGGCAAGAACAGAGTCTGGAATATTCCGTTCTGTTTTGAGAGCTGAGCCAAACTTTGAGGATGTGCCTTGGCCATCTGTTTCTTCACATGCCAAGGACTTCGTAAAGCGACTTTTGAACAAGGATTACCGGAAAAGAATGACTGCCGCACAAGCTTTAA CTCATCCTTGGTTGCGAAGTGAGAGCCATCCAATTCCGTTAGACATATTGGTCTATAAGCTAGTGAAGTCGTATCTACACGCTACACCTTTTAAACGTGCAGCACTTAAG GCTCTCTCAAAGGCATTGAGTGAGGAGGAGTTGGTCTACCTCAGAGCACAGTTCTTGCTTTTAGAGCCTAGTGAGGATGGAAGAGTCTCTCTCGAGAACTTCAAAAAG GCTCTTGTACGTAATGCTACTGATGCCATGAAGGCATCCAGGGTCCCGGATATCCTCCACGCG ATGGCACCATTATCTTATAGAAAGATGGAGTTTGAAGAGTTCTGTGCAGCTGCAATCAGCACTTACCAACTGGAGGCCCTAGAGAGATGGGAGCAAATTGCTTCCACGGCTTTCGAGCATTTTGAAGAGGAAGGTAACCGCTCTATATCAGTAGAGGAGTTAGCCCGG GAGCTGAACGTCGGGGCTAGCGCGTATTCGATGCTGAGAGATTGGTTGAGGAGCG